GGCAATCCTGCACCGAGACACCGCTGTCACCATCGAATTCCTTGGTTGCCAGGAGCGTCGCGTCGAGGACCTCCTCTATTCTGCCAGGAAACGCCATGCCAACGAACCCCTGCAGCGTCAGGCCATCCCTGAAGATGTCGTCTGTCGGAGACCTCCCGGAGAAGATCTCCAGCAGCGTGATGCCGAAGCTGTAGACGTCGCCGTGTGTCGAGACTTTGCCGGTCGTTCCATACTCTGCAATGCAAAGTACAGATAAGTTATTCCTTTACATACCTACAAAGTTATTCTACTTGTAGTCTCTAATTAAATTTGCTACCAATTGTTGTTTATATGTACATGAGACACTGTTAAGCAGGAGTTTGATTTACCTGCTGCGACGTAGCCGATGGTGCCTCGGATTCCAATGGTGCTCTCTGAATTCATGGTGTCATGGATCCCCGGATCAAGGAGCAGCTTTGCGAGGCCAAAGTCACCGATGCAGGCCGTCATGTCCTTGCTGAGAAGAATGTTGCTCGGCTTGAGATCACAGTGTATGATCGGGGGTACACAGTTGCTGTGAAGATAGTGCAGCGCGTCGGCGATGTCCACGGCAATGTTGAGCCGTTGGATTGCGGTTAGGCTGCCTACGTTCTTCAGCGCTTCAGGTGTCGGATGCAACCACCTGTCTAGGCTGTAATTGGGCATGAGCTCGAACACTAGAGCTTTGAAGTCATCGCCCCTGCCATCGATGCTGGAGCAGCAGGTGATGATCCGGATCAGATTCCGGTGCCTTATGCTCCGCAACGCCTCGCATTCCGACAGGAATGTCTTGGAGGCTCCGACTTGCTGAAGATCAAACACTTTCACCGCCACAGGAACACTCTCGAGTGTTCCGTTGTCATCCAGCGGGAGAACTCCAAGGTACACAGAACCAAACTTTCCTGCACCTATCAGATTGGCATCCGCAAAGCCGTTTGTGGCTTTCGCCAATTCGGCATACGAGACCCTCTGGTAGTTCGAGGCATCAAGTATGTCTGGTGCCGTAGCTTTTGTGTGTCTCGAGTTTCTCTTGTAGCATAGGTAAATGGCGAGGAGTATGGCCAAGATGAGAACTATGCCTACGATTGGTGCCATGATATGAAGAGGCCAATTAGTATGGCTTCCGTACCTTACCACCGAACATTGTGGAAGATGGAGTTGAGGCACGCCACCACAGAGATCGCCATTCTCGGTGAAGTTAAACCCGGTCATGTTTGCAAACACACCCCAAAGTGGAATGTGTCCTTCGAGATGGTTGTGTGACACATCCAGCTCGATCAACGAACTCATATTCGCCATCTCTTCTGGGACTGTTCCAGTCAGATTGTTCCATGAAAGGTACAACTCCTTCAGCCCGGACATGCCTCCGAGCTCCGGAGGTATCCTTCCCGACAATTTGTTGCTCGTCAAGTTCAGCATCTGAAGCCCCTTCAGCTTGCTCAAGGAAGGTGGGATGCTTCCACTAAAGAAGTTGTTGTCCAAACCGAGGAACTCTAAGCTCTGGCAACTACCAAGCTGCTTTGGTATCTCACCGGTCAAGAGGTTTCCCGACAACTTCAGCAGCGCGAGGTTCCCAAGCTTGATGACGTAAGGAGGAAGCGAGCCATCAAGCCGGTTGTTCGATAAGTCCATTGCTTGCGACAACGATGGCAAGTTGAAGAGTTGTCTTGGGACTTCACCTGTGAACGCATTGCTGGAGAGATTGAGAAGAGCCACCTTCTGTAGGTTGCCGAGGGTCAATGGAATTGATCCGCTCAATTCATTGTTGCTAAGCACAAGCCTAAGGAGCTCTGTCAGGCTCCCGATGGAAGATGGCACCGGCCCCGACAACTTGTTCTCCTGCAGCCGTAACTCTGTAAGGTTCTTGAGCTTCCCAATCCCCTCCGGAATGGTGCCGGTGAGGAGATTGGATTCTAGCCCCAAGGTTTGCAGTGCAATGAGGTTCTCAATACCAGATGGAATTGAACCAGATATGCGGTTACCCCCGAGGTTTAGATCCAAAAGCTTCCTCGAGAGGTTGCCGATGGAGTGTGGCATTGTGCCACTGAACTTGTTGTCTTCCAGAGAAAGAATTTCTAGGCTGTTGCACTTTGTCAAACGGTCCAAGAACTCCCAACCGCCGTCTTCATCGGTTGCAGTTAACTTGTTGCCTGACATCTCTAACTTGCTTGGGCATAACGTGCCAATCTCAGAAGGCACGCATCCGTTGAAGCTATTGTTGGAGAGGCTGAGTTGCGTCATGCCTGTGGCATTGGCTAGTGATGCTGGGATCGGCCCAGTCAGGTTGTTCCCACCGAGGAGGAGGACCTGAAGCTTTGTCATCCCAGCTCCTGCGTGTGATGGCAGGCTTCCGGTGAACTCATTGTTAGCGAGGGACATGTCTTCTAACGAGGACATGTTGAAGAATCTTGGTGGGATATCACCGCCCAAGCTGTTTTGGTAGACATTGAGTTCCCGAAGGAGAGCAAGACGGGAGAGGCCTTCGGGGAGGGTGCCTTCCAGAAAGTTCTGGTGTAGCCAGAGGCTATCAAGGTTTGTAAGGTTGCCAAATGATGGTGGGATTCCGCCGGTGAGCAAGTTGTGGTTTAGCCAGAGGGTAGTGAGGTTCGGCAGCGTGCCGAGCCATGCGGGGATGGTGCCGGTGAGGGTGTTATTGTTGAGATAAGCAGTGGCAAGGCTAGTGCAGTTGCGGAGGCTGTCGGGTATCTCCCCGCTCACCCCGCCGTTGTCGCAGAGGCCAAGGTAGCTGAGGCGCCCCAGCCGGCCAAGGCTCGCCGGGATGGCGCCGGAGAGGGCGTTCCGGTTGAGGTCGAGCTTCTCCAGGTAGGTGAGGTTGCCCAAGGAAGGGGAGATGGTCCCGGTGAGGCCGAAGGACATCATCCGCAGGGCAGTGACGTGCCCGCGCGTGCAGTTCACCCCTGCCCACCGGCAGAAGTGCGCCGTGCTGTTCCACGACTGGAGCTTGCCCTCCGGATCCGACACGCCGGCCCTGAACGCCCGCAGCGCGTCCCGCTCGGGGTTGCGAATGCTGCTCGCCGCCGCTAGCCATACGGTCAGCAAGAGCAGCAGTAGCAAGGCTCCCACAGGCCGTGCCATGGTTGCCATATCTAGGCTAGCTAGGGTGGACTGCGGGCCGTAGAGTAAGTGATCAAGAAAGCTGGTTGGGTCATGTGTGTCTACAGCTTTGGCTCGCACACAAGTTATATAGGCGTGTTGCCGTGCTGGTGGCAGTGTAAGCGCTGGTGTCTCGGTTTGCCGTGCCGAGTAGGGCTTCCGTGGGGTGACTAGTGGGTGACCCTTTTCTTCACAAGACTCCAGAGGTGTCGATGAATTGATGTCACTAGAGGCTATATTGGCAGGGTATTGACCTGGTTTGCGGTCTTCTTAATTGTACGCATTAGCTGGTGGCTGTCTAAAACAGCGAAGGTTTTGTTCTCATCCTGTGGAAAATCTATACATGTTAGCTGTAGCCTGTAGGCCACGTTTGCAAAAGGCCACTGAAGACCTTCTCTGGAGAAGTGGAAAGTTGAAtatgcatagaatttttttggaaATTTTAGTACGGGAATTTCGGGGCGATACATGCTGCAATGCAAGTCGCAAACAGTGGCATTTTTCTTCCGGCAATCAACATACATGGGACCTTTTTCTTCACAAGACTCCAGAGGTACGGTGTCGACGAAATGATGTTACTACAAGCTATTGTGGCAGTGTGTTGACCTGGTTTGCGGTCTTCTTGTGAGTATTAGCAATGGTTTTGTTCTGTTCCAAAACAGCAATTAATGGTTTTGTTCTATTCATGTGGAAAAGTTCTATTCCACGTTATCGTTTGCCTGTTGCTGTACGTAGGCCATGTTTGCTAAAGGCTACTGATTAGGCCTGACTGGACAAGTGGAAAATGGGAAGACACATCAAAATTTTGTGGAGATTTCAGTACGGGAATCTTGCCGCATTACATGGAGGCTAAAAGTTTTCCATCGTGGTTTGGACTGCTGAACATGTCACGTCCATGTCGAAACTATGGCATTTCTTTCTCGGGAATCATGGCCGTAGCATCTGCAGACATTTGTACATTGGATCTGAAAAATGGGCTCAGATTTAGGACAGATAAAAAGATATTCTCCCTGTACACGGGAggtctcatgcatgcatgcctCGGCCATCTATTTGGTTGGAGATTCGCATGCTTGCATTCTTATCTTGTTTGCGTGTATGGCTTAGTCATTGATTATTTTTGGAGGGGCTCATGGATGCATGTTTTGTGTTTGTCGTGATGAGAACTTTCGAACAAGACCAATCTTGATTATATATACTTCAACAACTTTATTTTTTTCAGATATTGAAACTTCATAATTCTAACGTCAAGTTTTACCAAAATTCATATGCTTTTAGGGTTTTAGATTCTGGGCTTAGAGCTTTAGTGCTTATGGTTTAGGATTTAGGTTTAAGTTTTCATTTTGAAACTTGCTAAATTTATCATCGTTACAATCAAGTTTTAGTAGTTGAAACTTACATGGCCGCTCGATTTCCCTTGTGATCCGCAAAATCATTGGATTCCCCATGGGGGCACACCAAATTTTAAGTTTCAGTTTCTGAAACTTGTGATTTTGCGTTCGCTCGTACCAAGTTCTAGCAGTTGAAACTTAACGGAGATTTATAAATTCATCAAACGTATTCAAAATGGATCTTATTTGAAAGCCTTCGTCACAAGCAACATGAATGTGAATACGAAAAATAAGCTGGATTTGTCGTTCAAAAATATAAAAGATTCAATATTGAAAGTCAAAAGAAAAATTATAGGGGGTGGGATGGGTGGAGTTGCCAAAAGTTGCAAAAGGTTGATTGCATAGGCCATCCAAAATAATCAATGGACTAATTCATGCACAGGACCTCTCGATCGTGCGTGGGAGAAAATCCACTCTCCATGTTGTCGTGGGTTTTACTTCACATATGCTCCCAAATCGCTTACAATACTttgttgaaatatctaaaaatTGTCTCACTAGATCTTTTGGATGTGCTGTGATTAACTCTGAGCCTTTCATTATGACCCATAACATGAAGAAACATTGCTACTTACTCTTTCACAGCGGTGTAGATGCTATCTTATAGAAATCCCTTATGCCTAAAAGTCTTCACTTTGCAAAACGTGCTCTTCGCATTTGAAGCATGTTAACAGCCCCTACGTAGTTGATATTGTAGATGTGGTCCATATTCGGCATCCTCTCCCTATCACGGAGTAACAATGGACCATAACGGATCACATGCTTATCACCATGACGAACCGATCTCTCTCGAGGACCAACATGACTCAGGCCCGGATCACATCCAGAGTGTTGTTGCCTGAACAACCAACGTCATTCGTTCGTCCTAGTGGAACTAATCTTGCAGTAAGTACGTAATGGCGAAATCGACCCTATACCCTATTTAACGACCAAATAGTAGAGGGTGGTTCTATGGTGCTTACCGTTGATGGAGTCGATGATCCACCCATGGCGTAGACGAGAAGAACGAGACAAAGATAGACGAGACAGAGACGAAGACGAAGGAGACAAGTAGGTCATGATGTTGGAGATTTAACTTGTTAACGCCTAAGCGGCCACCACCGCCGCCCTCGGTGCCCAGAAATGACGTTGGATTTGTCCTACAGCTGGAGGTGAGCGGGTAACATGGGTGAAGGGTAAGACATATTTTGCACCATCCAGTGCAGATAGAATTTTTGTCTCCCGCCATCTCCTTGTTGAATCCCCCTGCATCGCCTGGCATGaagtgtccccccccccccccccccccttgcgcTCTACTCGGCATGGCTCACTGAAAACAACTGATTTGGCTGTTCCTAGTGAGACACGCTCTGGGATACTTCAAAGTTCATATGCGTCCGAGCCAGGCTCTTGTGTACGCAAACAAAGAGGCTTTTTCTGCATCCAGCGAGCCTGTTTGCGTGTGCAAGCAACCAAACGCATCGTTACATTCAGATATGGCCATATTCCCTAGCCTGCCTATGCCTCGCTTAGTGCGAGCTGGAAGGCAGTGTTGCGTCAAGGACGCATATAGTGGGCCGACCCAACAGCGAGTAAGCCATTTCTTTCAATTTTCGTTCGTTCATTTTTTCCTTTTTACATTTGTTTATATTTTCAAAAAATAGTTGAAATACTGACATTCCAAAATTTAAATTTACTAAATTTTCTTTcaaatcatgaatttgaaaaatgttaacaTAGTGTAGAAAATTGATAACATCGATATGATTCCAAAATATTGTGacatttaaaatgtttaataCATATTAAAGAAATCTTTAAACACATATATTTGAAAtttgttaatcatgtatttgaaaaacgTTAAATTTGTATAAAAATGTTTTGATGTATAATAAAATGTAAAATGTGTCTGAAAAAAGTTGACAACATATAGTTAAGAAATTTTTAATCATGTATTTTGAAAATATTAAAGATGTATGAACAAATGCGCATTTTGTATGAGAAAAATGTACAAGATGTGTGAAAACAAGTTGACATCAAACCATGGTAATTAtggatttgaaaaatgttaaaggGATATAAAAATATTGGTGAAATAACGAAGACCGCCACTGATCGGCACCACCCGTGGGACATGGCGCGTCCTACTCCCATTCGAACAATCGCTGCGGTGACTAGTCGAACAATCCCAGCCCCACAGAAAATCCCCGTAAAAGCCCGTGAGTTTAGAATTTTCTAAACTGCATCCTCAGTAGCAGCAATTATTGTACTCCTCCAACCAGTCTCGATCACTTGATGCAATGCCAGCCTCGTCTCACCTCCAGGTCCCAGAGATGCCTCCGTCGATGCATAATTTCAGAGCATATGAAGAGAGGATTTTCTTTCCCCCCGGCAAAGGGCGTATGAAGAGATGATTAGTACTATCAGGAACATTAGAGACGGAAATAAAAGGCCGACAAATTCAAGAAATGTTAGCTTTTATGTCTTGGAAACATTTCATCCACTTGGCTAATTTTCCTGCAGCTCTCCAAGTGGTCACAAATTTTAGGACAGAAGGAGGCCGGCCTGGAATTCGACCCCACATATGAACACGCAGACCAGCTAGCCACTCCGCTAGCTGAAGCCGGGGGACAAAGAACGAAACAAAAACAGAGCAGCTCTGGCTACGCTAGTGCTACTTGCGACCAGCTCgctcgccggccggccggccTACTGCTGCTGCCGGCcgtaggaggaggaggggagcaCGAAGCGCGAGGCGAAGGTGTAGTGGTGGCAGAGGTTGCCGGCGCCGGAGACGTCGTCGTCCAGCGCGGAGCCGAAGCCGTCGCGGTCGAAGTTGCGCGCGTAGCTGAGCGGGTCGTACTGGCGGCACCGGGAGGACGCGCCCGTGGGAGCCGCCGTGCACAGCAGCATCTTGCTCCGCCTCCGCATCCTCCGCACCAGCCGGGCCAGCGCCAGCCCGAACCCGGCCGGGCCCCGCCGGCCGCGGcacgaagacgacgacgaggatgcaTTGCCCGGATTCCCCATCCCGATCGACCGCTCCTACTCCGGTTGATTCCGGGAGAATGTATGGATCTTGGTGGTTGGTTGGTCTCTTGGAGGCGTAGGTGGGAGATTCCGTGGTGTTGGTGGTGCCGATTTATAGGAGTTGTCGAGCTGATCCGCCAGTGAGTGGAGTGGAGCGGGGTTGTGGGGAGGAGACTACTGGAGCGGGGTGGTGGTGACCGGTGACGACGGCAGCGGTTTCGCGTCTCGCATGTGGCCCGGACGTACGAGAGCGTATAGAAAAGTACACTTCTGCTGGAGCCAGTGTAGAGTAGGTATGGTTCTTTCTTGGTTCATTATCGTAGGATGATAAACTAATTAAAGTGGCTTGAAGTGCAAGGATGAGCCACGAGCCTCCTCTTTGCATCAATCCAACCTAGTTCCTAGACTAGCGAGCAAGTCTCGAGCGAGTTGCTTTTTCGGTTGCAAAAGAGAATTAACTGATGAACCTGGTTCGTTAGTGTAGCTAACACTATGATGATTAGGGAGCAGCTAGCTTGACGAGCTCCAGGAATCAAGGGATGATGTGTGTAAGCAGCACTGCAGCAAGCTAGCCGGCCCTCCAGCAAAACATCGATTACGCATTTCCTAACAAAGAAGGGTTTACATTTTACTACACGCAGCGGGGACCTATGAATAAACTAGGCGTACGTAGACACGTAGTAGGGACGGCGCGCAGAAGCATGCATGTGCATGCACATTGACGATGCATGGGACTTGACGGATTCCGAAGACCGAGAAAATGGAACAACAACTCTTCGACCTTTTGCTCGTACCGAGGTGGAGAAGGCGGGAGACGGCCGTTGGCAAGTGGCAGTGGGGCGGTGCGTGCGAGCGAGCGCCCGCCGGAGCCACTCCGGCCGTGTCCCGCGGGGCCTCTGCATGCGCGCTCGCGTCCGAGGAAAGGGTGGCAAACCGGGCGTCGGTCCGATCGATGAAGACGGACGTTGCGGCCACGCGCCCCAACCCCGCCATGTGCCCTGTCCGTCTTTGCAGCTGCAATACTCCCCAAGTTTGCTCGGACGAGAGATCACGGTCGAGACTTATGCTGCTCTATTATGCAAAAGAAAAATCTAGATCAACTAAAATATATACTACACTGCTCGTTGTGGTCGAAGATGTCCACGATCTTCGTGTTGGGCTCCGGGTACATGGACGACAACCACAACTCCGGCTCCTCCGCGTCGGCCTCTGCCTCCTCTTCCGCCTCTATTTCGGCCAAATGCTCGTCGATCTACACCCGTTATTGTCGCATGAAGTGTCGGTTGGCCTTCACATAGGCCTCATTCTGGATGGACTTCAGGATAACGGTCTGCTCCGCCGTTTCCGCCGCTTGGGCGACCTCAAATCCGCCATGACGTCCTCCATGGGAAGCCCACAACTGGCTCCGGCTCCTCCATGGGCTCCGTCTGTTGCTCCGCCTCTGGTTGCGGTCCCCCcctgccgtcctcctcctcctcggaggcAGGGTGCGGAGGCAAGCCGGCTGCGACCTAGGTAGCACGCCTAGGCTGGATCTCCTTGAGCAGCTGGAAGCACTGCTCCAGTGTCAGCATAGTATACATGGTCACCTCTGTTGGGCCATGGTGAGCATGGACaacgagaagagagggagaggaGTGGATTTGGCTCAGGATGGCGGCACGGAGAGGGAGAAAGCAGATGTGGCTAGGGCTGGGGGTCGTTGTCCGGCTTAAATAGCCGACTTTGGCCCTCAGGCGCAGAGCCGGTGCGGCACCACGTGGCATTCACACACCCACGGAGGAGATGTCTGTCGGACAGTTGGGTTTTCGGGCGATTTCGTATGGGACATGATCATCAGTCCAACGTCACGAACGCGCCCGAGCCGCCCATATCTACCCCAGATTTGGGCTGGATGTGAGGTGTCCCGGTCAACCCGGGCGTTTGAGGCTGGTTTGAAACGCCCGGATGGGCCAAGTTTCTTTTTTTGTCGGGCCGCCTGTCCCGGGCATTTGAAGCAGGTATGGGGCGCCCGAATGCGCTTAGCGGGACACTTCACCTGGTGAGAAATGCATATGGGATATCTCGTGCATGTTGGTCATTCATCTAGTTGGAGATTTGTATCCTCATTTCTCAGCAGTTTATTTCCCATGCTTGCTAACCATTTTGTGAGCAGGCAGCTTCCATGTTTTTTATGTGATTTCAAAGTTTAATTTTTTTTAGGAACAGAAAGCCTGATTTAACTTTCATTTTCATATTTATGTTCTTGACAACAAGGTATTTTAACAAGGTCACTCTTGAATATATTTTGATAAGTATAAATTTTTTAGTTTTGAAACATGATGAAGCCTTATGAAGAATGGTGATACCCTGTGATATAGTGTATGAAACTCGTTTCATGCCAATTTATTTTATTGAGAAACACAATAATGCACTCCAAAAAACAATAAAACTTGATAAGAAGTTAATAACTGATGTTTATTACAAACTTGTAATTTTGAGTTTGAATTACATAGACACGAAAAGAAACATTATGATAGgctttttgaaggaaatatgccctagaggcaataataaagttattatttatttcctcatatcatgataaatgtttattattcatgctagaattgtattaaccggaaacttagtacatgtgtgaatacatagacaaacagagtgtcactagtatgcctctacttgactagctcgttaatcgaagatggttatgtttcctaaccatagacatgagttgtcatttgattaacgagatcacatcattaggagaatgatgtgattgacttgacccattccgttagcttag
This sequence is a window from Aegilops tauschii subsp. strangulata cultivar AL8/78 chromosome 7, Aet v6.0, whole genome shotgun sequence. Protein-coding genes within it:
- the LOC109753670 gene encoding uncharacterized protein encodes the protein MATMARPVGALLLLLLLTVWLAAASSIRNPERDALRAFRAGVSDPEGKLQSWNSTAHFCRWAGVNCTRGHVTALRMMSFGLTGTISPSLGNLTYLEKLDLNRNALSGAIPASLGRLGRLSYLGLCDNGGVSGEIPDSLRNCTSLATAYLNNNTLTGTIPAWLGTLPNLTTLWLNHNLLTGGIPPSFGNLTNLDSLWLHQNFLEGTLPEGLSRLALLRELNVYQNSLGGDIPPRFFNMSSLEDMSLANNEFTGSLPSHAGAGMTKLQVLLLGGNNLTGPIPASLANATGMTQLSLSNNSFNGCVPSEIGTLCPSKLEMSGNKLTATDEDGGWEFLDRLTKCNSLEILSLEDNKFSGTMPHSIGNLSRKLLDLNLGGNRISGSIPSGIENLIALQTLGLESNLLTGTIPEGIGKLKNLTELRLQENKLSGPVPSSIGSLTELLRLVLSNNELSGSIPLTLGNLQKVALLNLSSNAFTGEVPRQLFNLPSLSQAMDLSNNRLDGSLPPYVIKLGNLALLKLSGNLLTGEIPKQLGSCQSLEFLGLDNNFFSGSIPPSLSKLKGLQMLNLTSNKLSGRIPPELGGMSGLKELYLSWNNLTGTVPEEMANMSSLIELDVSHNHLEGHIPLWGVFANMTGFNFTENGDLCGGVPQLHLPQCSVVRYGSHTNWPLHIMAPIVGIVLILAILLAIYLCYKRNSRHTKATAPDILDASNYQRVSYAELAKATNGFADANLIGAGKFGSVYLGVLPLDDNGTLESVPVAVKVFDLQQVGASKTFLSECEALRSIRHRNLIRIITCCSSIDGRGDDFKALVFELMPNYSLDRWLHPTPEALKNVGSLTAIQRLNIAVDIADALHYLHSNCVPPIIHCDLKPSNILLSKDMTACIGDFGLAKLLLDPGIHDTMNSESTIGIRGTIGYVAAEYGTTGKVSTHGDVYSFGITLLEIFSGRSPTDDIFRDGLTLQGFVGMAFPGRIEEVLDATLLATKEFDGDSGVSVQDCLVSAVRVGLSCTRAAQYERMSMRDAAAELRAIRDACVRA
- the LOC109753659 gene encoding uncharacterized protein, giving the protein MGNPGNASSSSSSCRGRRGPAGFGLALARLVRRMRRRSKMLLCTAAPTGASSRCRQYDPLSYARNFDRDGFGSALDDDVSGAGNLCHHYTFASRFVLPSSSYGRQQQ